Proteins encoded by one window of Persephonella hydrogeniphila:
- a CDS encoding cytochrome c3 family protein gives MMKRLAFAGVMAAAGLMVSSAMALIDGSKHDLSDPTNTIRAANPADVNNEICVFCHTPHGSNTDFVGAPLWNKAIDTTVTYQVYGGGQTTGGTTVDQPGDVSRACLSCHDGVNAINSVINLPGSGGWSSTGNFVDFTVDGGATTITGAAATMPPGITQIGTDLRNDHPVGVIYRGDEANPPASLKPTSTALPTGFVIAGDRDGNPGPTIGDLLRAGKIECVSCHDPHLGENPTFLRLPNDNSNLCLTCHAK, from the coding sequence ATGATGAAGAGGTTAGCTTTTGCAGGAGTTATGGCTGCAGCAGGGCTAATGGTAAGCTCCGCAATGGCCCTTATCGATGGGTCAAAACACGACCTGTCTGATCCTACAAACACAATCAGAGCGGCAAATCCGGCAGATGTAAACAACGAAATCTGTGTATTCTGTCACACTCCTCACGGTTCAAACACTGATTTTGTAGGGGCTCCACTTTGGAACAAAGCAATCGATACTACTGTTACCTATCAGGTTTACGGTGGTGGACAAACAACTGGTGGAACTACGGTTGACCAGCCGGGAGATGTATCAAGGGCGTGTCTCTCATGTCACGACGGTGTAAACGCTATAAACTCTGTGATCAACCTGCCTGGTTCAGGTGGATGGAGTTCTACAGGAAATTTTGTTGATTTTACTGTAGATGGAGGAGCTACTACTATAACTGGAGCAGCAGCGACAATGCCTCCAGGTATTACACAGATCGGAACTGATCTGAGAAACGACCATCCAGTAGGTGTTATATACAGAGGAGATGAAGCAAATCCACCTGCATCTCTTAAACCAACTTCAACAGCTCTTCCTACTGGATTTGTTATAGCAGGGGATAGAGACGGAAATCCAGGTCCAACGATTGGAGACCTGCTCAGAGCTGGAAAGATCGAATGTGTGTCATGCCACGACCCACACTTGGGAGAAAATCCAACATTTCTCAGACTGCCTAACGACAACAGTAATCTCTGTCTGACATGCCACGCAAAATAA
- a CDS encoding cytochrome c3 family protein, translated as MGQEEKKEEKEIENGKKRFTKKKLFLLGGGLLGVGLAVGLIISYIVVEAVKLTAGPDFCKSCHVMIPMYKAYSKDTHGGWGYSGFVAHCTDCHLDHSSTLKYLINKVQVGLHDFKVYVFMDPDAVDWHGKREHRRYFVYDTGCLHCHENLLAATMKKRRAFIAHKAYFSGKLVVRIGEHKDKAHCVDCHKHVGHKDLGKYLPPPPPEEKLIEESEKLIEESVEILEKKKEKSEEQKH; from the coding sequence ATGGGGCAAGAGGAAAAAAAAGAAGAAAAAGAAATAGAAAACGGTAAAAAGAGGTTCACAAAAAAGAAACTCTTCCTTTTAGGAGGGGGGTTACTGGGGGTCGGCCTTGCGGTCGGCCTCATAATCTCTTATATAGTCGTCGAAGCTGTAAAGCTAACTGCAGGTCCAGATTTCTGTAAATCCTGCCATGTTATGATTCCTATGTACAAAGCATACTCCAAAGATACCCATGGAGGATGGGGATATAGCGGATTTGTAGCCCACTGTACAGACTGTCATTTAGACCACAGTTCAACGCTGAAATATTTGATAAACAAAGTACAGGTAGGTCTTCATGACTTTAAGGTGTATGTATTTATGGATCCTGATGCTGTTGACTGGCATGGAAAAAGAGAACACAGGAGATACTTCGTTTACGATACAGGATGTCTTCATTGCCATGAAAACCTCCTTGCAGCAACAATGAAAAAAAGAAGGGCTTTTATTGCTCATAAGGCTTATTTCTCTGGAAAACTTGTAGTAAGGATAGGAGAACACAAAGACAAAGCTCACTGTGTAGACTGCCATAAACATGTAGGGCATAAAGATTTAGGTAAATATCTACCACCACCTCCTCCTGAGGAAAAATTGATTGAAGAATCAGAGAAGTTAATAGAGGAATCTGTTGAGATTTTAGAGAAAAAGAAAGAAAAGTCAGAAGAACAAAAACATTAG
- a CDS encoding cytochrome c3 family protein codes for MKKEEKPPIVPNMKVQHMPFKIGQCEICHTEKDGNKYALKQEPPDLCYMCHERKDTKSRVHGPIAAGMCTACHDPHQSNTMRMLKADSVNELCFMCHMDKKQQFTSKPYMHPPVKDQCINCHDPHQEDHRYRLFADRRFDLCVSCHADKKEWVNKVKNKHGAIFIKDRCLNCHDPHASENEKFLRKPTAMDVCLTCHNKELKREEDGTVLMNMKKHLDENPDWHGPIQWGDCAMCHNPHGSDNFRMLKLPFPETFYASFNINRYICFMCHETERFTEPLTKTATNFRNGEVNLHYVHVNNKKGRTCRACHDWHATKDTPHHIRKYMKFGKIKAPLRYIPTKTGGSCAPMCHPRRYYDRENPVINKR; via the coding sequence GTGAAAAAGGAAGAAAAACCTCCAATTGTTCCGAATATGAAAGTCCAGCACATGCCTTTCAAGATAGGACAGTGCGAGATATGTCATACTGAAAAAGATGGGAATAAGTATGCCTTAAAACAGGAGCCTCCTGACCTGTGTTATATGTGCCACGAGAGAAAAGATACCAAAAGCAGAGTTCACGGTCCAATCGCTGCAGGAATGTGCACCGCATGTCACGACCCACACCAGTCAAATACTATGAGAATGTTAAAAGCTGATTCAGTAAATGAACTATGTTTTATGTGCCATATGGATAAAAAACAGCAGTTTACCTCTAAACCGTATATGCATCCACCTGTAAAAGACCAGTGTATAAACTGCCACGATCCTCATCAGGAAGACCATAGATACAGGCTATTTGCTGACAGAAGGTTTGATTTATGCGTATCATGTCATGCAGATAAGAAAGAATGGGTCAATAAAGTAAAAAACAAACATGGTGCTATTTTTATAAAGGATAGATGTCTTAACTGTCACGATCCCCACGCCTCAGAAAATGAAAAATTTCTCAGAAAACCGACAGCAATGGATGTGTGTTTGACGTGTCATAACAAGGAACTAAAGAGAGAAGAAGATGGCACTGTTTTGATGAACATGAAAAAACACCTTGATGAAAACCCAGATTGGCATGGTCCGATACAGTGGGGAGACTGTGCTATGTGTCACAATCCCCATGGTTCTGATAACTTCAGGATGCTAAAACTTCCATTCCCAGAAACTTTCTACGCCAGCTTTAATATAAACAGATATATATGCTTTATGTGTCACGAAACAGAAAGATTTACAGAACCTCTTACAAAAACAGCAACAAACTTCAGAAATGGAGAAGTAAACCTCCATTATGTTCACGTAAACAACAAAAAAGGAAGAACATGTAGAGCCTGCCACGACTGGCACGCTACAAAAGATACACCCCACCATATAAGGAAATACATGAAATTTGGAAAAATCAAAGCTCCATTAAGATATATACCTACAAAAACAGGTGGTTCCTGCGCACCTATGTGCCACCCAAGAAGATACTACGACAGGGAAAATCCAGTTATAAATAAACGTTAA
- a CDS encoding cytochrome c3 family protein, with the protein MGKIKKLLGMLKFLKNKKVILILIAVGFILSIPPIGYYAWKKRIPQKTALVLNNIIHNVFLHKHHPGDIYGVVHIEEMEEIELSELKLPEEEKKEVEETKKLEKELKELKEQEKVAKAPKPKPKKVVKPLPLEEYPKEFLPLKKVLHRPFKQGACAICHVVDEHGKVIKKGKKYPLTKPRVDELCYSCHKERYTKKYDHKPVKKGECLKCHDPHQSDTERLLKAKTVPLLCVKCHSPENAKKLKIEKFVNINVKYKHKPVDKDCRNCHDPHTSNYKHLLITSLDWKMDFCLDCHSKVKDPKKRKKVDLTQWIKTAKYKHDAVFKKDECANCHEIHGSNHRIMLKKPMVKQCLSCHNKEVEQKETGEMLMNMEKHLKENKYWHKPIKEVEKKGGCAACHNPHGSNYPYALKKFFTTEFYLKGLKIGEIMCFSCHKEKERFTMKKVYTDKITKFRNGTENLHWRHTQGKKGRTCIACHDPHASQWPNMIGKYTNFNGILFPIRYKKTETGGSCAPACHDEFKYDRIRPVKNVGEIKEQFK; encoded by the coding sequence ATGGGAAAAATAAAAAAATTACTGGGGATGCTTAAGTTTTTAAAAAACAAAAAAGTTATACTGATCTTGATTGCTGTAGGTTTTATTCTTTCTATTCCACCTATCGGTTACTACGCGTGGAAAAAAAGAATCCCCCAAAAAACAGCACTGGTTTTAAACAATATTATTCACAATGTTTTCCTTCACAAACACCATCCAGGAGATATATATGGAGTAGTGCATATCGAGGAAATGGAAGAAATAGAACTGTCTGAACTAAAACTTCCTGAAGAAGAAAAAAAGGAAGTAGAAGAAACAAAAAAATTAGAAAAAGAACTTAAAGAGCTAAAAGAACAGGAAAAAGTCGCAAAAGCACCTAAGCCCAAGCCCAAAAAAGTAGTAAAACCTTTACCTCTCGAAGAGTATCCAAAAGAGTTTTTACCTCTCAAAAAAGTGCTCCATAGACCATTTAAACAGGGAGCATGTGCTATATGTCACGTTGTAGACGAACACGGAAAAGTAATAAAAAAAGGCAAAAAATATCCTTTAACTAAGCCGAGAGTTGATGAGCTGTGTTACTCATGTCATAAAGAAAGATACACCAAAAAATACGACCACAAACCTGTCAAAAAAGGAGAGTGTCTGAAATGCCACGACCCTCATCAATCAGATACAGAGAGATTGCTCAAAGCCAAAACAGTTCCCCTTTTATGTGTAAAATGTCACTCTCCAGAAAATGCAAAAAAACTAAAGATAGAAAAATTTGTAAATATAAATGTTAAATATAAACATAAACCTGTTGATAAAGACTGTAGAAACTGTCACGATCCTCACACATCAAACTACAAACATCTCCTTATTACATCCCTTGACTGGAAGATGGATTTCTGTCTGGACTGCCACTCAAAGGTAAAAGATCCTAAGAAACGGAAAAAAGTCGATCTTACACAGTGGATAAAGACCGCTAAATACAAGCACGATGCTGTATTCAAAAAAGATGAATGTGCTAACTGCCACGAGATTCACGGCTCAAATCACAGAATAATGCTGAAAAAACCAATGGTAAAACAGTGTCTTTCCTGTCATAACAAAGAAGTTGAGCAAAAAGAAACAGGGGAGATGCTTATGAATATGGAAAAACATCTAAAAGAAAACAAATACTGGCATAAACCTATAAAAGAGGTTGAGAAAAAAGGAGGATGTGCAGCATGCCATAACCCTCACGGCTCAAATTATCCGTACGCCCTTAAAAAATTCTTCACAACAGAGTTTTATCTCAAAGGGCTAAAAATCGGCGAGATAATGTGCTTTTCCTGTCACAAAGAAAAAGAGAGATTTACAATGAAAAAAGTTTACACCGATAAAATCACAAAATTCAGGAATGGAACAGAAAACCTACACTGGAGACATACGCAGGGTAAAAAAGGAAGAACATGTATCGCATGCCACGATCCACATGCATCCCAGTGGCCTAATATGATAGGAAAATACACAAACTTTAATGGAATACTTTTCCCTATACGATACAAAAAAACAGAAACAGGAGGTTCCTGTGCACCTGCGTGTCATGATGAGTTTAAGTACGACAGGATAAGACCTGTCAAAAACGTAGGAGAAATAAAAGAACAGTTTAAATAA
- a CDS encoding cytochrome c3 family protein gives MRKLLILLFIGVYFVFAEAKEDKIYKLNLKVFPNEPVKIVQPAENSIHYEDTASVVLQVDPQKIEKLEMITYFQVFELDPDERVIYKNKPKSKKERFQFEIKEKKLFYCKSINLRYGRNKIQIIATTKDHKKIKKSVEIYLASPILRAYKYPPPKYKEIFFHKEKNEKICADCHDMSVNEKKGVAFVDVTKSNCYKCHKALTTRYKYNHAPARNWLCATTCHTGKTGRLNKRLEGKSKFIWPEPQGPECYRCHKEKRKEWDDKRFHHDPVVAGMCDKCHNPHASPNRYFLRKPAWYLCTTCHEDKVIRGHVVFTFLGKPHPTRGYKDPSNPKQELSCISCHEPHNSDNNFMLLKPFNQLCNMCHKK, from the coding sequence ATGAGAAAATTACTGATTTTACTTTTTATAGGGGTGTATTTTGTTTTTGCAGAGGCTAAAGAAGATAAAATATACAAATTAAATCTAAAAGTATTTCCAAACGAGCCTGTAAAAATAGTACAGCCTGCAGAAAATAGTATCCATTATGAGGATACAGCTTCAGTTGTTTTACAGGTAGATCCCCAAAAAATAGAAAAACTTGAGATGATCACATACTTTCAAGTGTTTGAGTTAGATCCGGATGAAAGAGTTATTTATAAGAATAAACCAAAAAGCAAAAAAGAGAGATTCCAGTTTGAGATAAAGGAGAAAAAACTCTTTTACTGTAAATCAATAAACCTCAGATACGGCAGGAACAAAATCCAGATTATAGCAACGACAAAAGACCACAAAAAAATAAAAAAATCTGTAGAGATATATCTTGCTTCCCCTATTCTGAGGGCATACAAATATCCTCCCCCAAAATACAAAGAAATATTTTTCCATAAAGAAAAAAATGAAAAAATTTGCGCAGACTGTCACGATATGAGCGTTAATGAAAAAAAAGGAGTTGCTTTTGTAGATGTTACAAAATCCAACTGTTATAAATGCCACAAAGCATTAACAACAAGGTATAAATACAATCATGCCCCTGCAAGAAACTGGCTGTGTGCCACTACCTGTCATACAGGCAAAACTGGAAGACTAAACAAGAGATTAGAAGGTAAATCTAAGTTTATCTGGCCTGAACCACAGGGACCAGAATGTTATAGATGTCACAAAGAAAAAAGGAAAGAATGGGACGACAAAAGATTCCACCACGACCCTGTTGTCGCAGGAATGTGTGATAAATGTCACAATCCCCATGCTTCTCCAAACAGATACTTTTTGAGAAAACCGGCATGGTACCTGTGTACAACCTGCCATGAAGATAAAGTTATAAGGGGGCATGTTGTTTTTACATTTTTAGGAAAACCTCACCCGACAAGAGGGTACAAAGATCCATCAAATCCAAAACAGGAACTTTCCTGTATAAGCTGTCATGAACCTCATAACTCTGATAATAACTTTATGCTGCTTAAACCATTTAACCAGCTTTGTAATATGTGTCATAAAAAATAA